The following are encoded together in the Streptomyces rapamycinicus NRRL 5491 genome:
- a CDS encoding acyl-CoA dehydrogenase family protein: MTQAVAGGRSLDDWRAELRAWLGEHVPRALPPLDGHAASAGYRAWERKLADAGYAAVHWPVEHGGRGASERERLVFQEEYERARGPVRINIQGLMLAGPTLMAFGTERQRHRWLPAMLRADEVWCQGFSEPDAGSDLAALRTRAEQSGDDLVVNGQKVWTTGAHYADWIFALVRTDSAGPKHRGITWVMIDLRTPGVTVRPITQLNDRPEFAEIFFEDVRVPLDNVVGGIGNGWRVAMTALGFERGVGRRSYIQYLNRLESLRRAVASAGVRLDPAVELEFGDVLAQVLMYRDYASRVAAEATADPPTATAAYNKLIWSELQVRLFQLGESVLRATGDLRDGASTERAEEWMAEYWYARAARIFAGTNQIQKNIIAERVLGMPR, encoded by the coding sequence ATGACACAGGCAGTAGCCGGAGGGCGGAGCCTGGACGACTGGCGCGCGGAGCTGCGCGCCTGGCTCGGAGAACATGTGCCGCGGGCTCTTCCCCCGCTCGACGGCCATGCCGCTTCGGCGGGCTACCGGGCGTGGGAGCGGAAGCTGGCCGATGCCGGGTACGCCGCCGTGCACTGGCCGGTGGAGCACGGCGGACGCGGCGCGAGCGAACGGGAGCGCCTTGTCTTCCAGGAGGAGTACGAGCGGGCGCGCGGCCCGGTGCGGATCAACATCCAGGGTTTGATGCTGGCGGGCCCGACCCTCATGGCGTTCGGCACCGAACGGCAGCGACACCGCTGGCTGCCGGCGATGCTGCGCGCGGACGAGGTGTGGTGCCAGGGGTTCAGCGAGCCGGACGCGGGGAGCGACCTGGCCGCTCTGCGCACCCGGGCCGAACAGAGCGGTGACGACCTGGTCGTCAACGGGCAGAAGGTCTGGACCACCGGAGCGCACTACGCCGACTGGATCTTCGCCCTGGTCCGCACGGACAGCGCCGGGCCCAAGCACCGTGGCATCACCTGGGTGATGATCGACCTGCGCACACCCGGGGTGACCGTCCGGCCCATCACTCAACTCAACGACCGGCCCGAGTTCGCCGAGATCTTCTTCGAGGACGTACGGGTCCCCCTCGACAACGTCGTCGGCGGAATCGGCAACGGCTGGCGCGTCGCCATGACCGCGCTCGGCTTTGAGCGAGGAGTCGGACGGCGCAGCTACATCCAGTACCTGAACCGTCTCGAATCCCTGCGCCGGGCCGTCGCCTCGGCGGGGGTGCGACTCGATCCGGCGGTCGAGCTGGAGTTCGGCGATGTGCTGGCCCAGGTGCTCATGTACCGGGACTACGCGTCCCGGGTGGCGGCCGAGGCCACGGCCGACCCCCCGACGGCGACCGCCGCCTACAACAAGCTCATCTGGTCCGAGCTCCAGGTGCGGCTGTTCCAGCTCGGGGAGAGCGTTCTGCGCGCGACGGGCGATCTGCGCGACGGGGCGTCGACGGAGCGGGCCGAGGAGTGGATGGCCGAGTACTGGTACGCGCGCGCCGCCCGCATCTTCGCGGGGACCAACCAGATCCAGAAGAACATCATCGCCGAGCGCGTGCTCGGAATGCCGAGGTGA
- a CDS encoding ABC transporter permease, which produces MIRRPFTTATGPSVLRSAPARLGLAALVVVIGYLVVAPLVSLQIRAFSGGAEGYRQAFSATGIGRTVLNTIWLALGSVALALVAGTLLAWAASRLPRRLRFLRIFPMLPLVLPAVASVVGWSFLASPSAGYLNNVLRVLPFWSGRSEGPLDVNSIEWIIFITGISLSAFVYVFVTSGLRNIGEDLQEAARVSGSGRIKVFFTVTLPLLRPSLVYAAGVVLLLSLGQLTAPLLLGSNAGVQVLTTEMYRHVSTTPVEYGPAAALGSPLLIAGIIVVLAQKRLLGGESRFVTHTGKGMRTGGGSSVFAVVVIVFYAAISSVLPLCALAFVSLSPYWTGKLSFAKLSLENFNELFAQPEAVSAIGNSVTYAVAAMAITLPLGFAVACVLIRGQRYRVMRVILDFLVSMPLGIPAVIFGAGFLITYTSRPFVLYGTPWVMILAYVTLMIPFATRMQLSTLLALGRGYIEASRASGAGLVRTYATIVLPLVRSSLAGSAALLFVLLTHEFTASLLVRSSTTRVMGTLLYDYWNNGSYPMVAAVALVMTAVTGAGVGLAMLLGGSDTLSKM; this is translated from the coding sequence GTGATCAGGAGGCCGTTCACCACCGCGACCGGGCCCAGTGTGCTTCGTTCGGCTCCCGCGCGACTCGGACTGGCCGCCCTTGTGGTCGTGATCGGATATCTGGTCGTCGCGCCGCTGGTGAGCCTCCAGATCAGGGCGTTCAGCGGCGGGGCGGAGGGATACCGGCAGGCGTTCTCGGCCACTGGTATCGGCCGTACCGTTCTCAACACGATCTGGCTCGCCCTCGGGTCGGTCGCCCTGGCGCTCGTGGCAGGCACCCTGCTGGCATGGGCCGCCAGCAGGCTGCCCCGGCGGCTGCGGTTTCTGCGGATCTTCCCGATGCTCCCGCTGGTCCTCCCCGCGGTGGCCTCCGTGGTGGGGTGGTCCTTCCTGGCGTCGCCCAGCGCCGGCTACCTGAACAACGTGCTGCGCGTGCTGCCTTTCTGGTCCGGCCGGTCCGAGGGGCCGCTCGACGTGAACTCGATCGAGTGGATCATCTTCATCACCGGCATCTCCCTCAGCGCCTTCGTCTACGTGTTCGTCACGTCCGGCCTGCGGAACATCGGTGAGGACCTCCAGGAGGCGGCCCGGGTGAGCGGGTCCGGGCGTATCAAGGTGTTCTTCACCGTCACGCTTCCGCTGTTGCGTCCCTCCCTGGTCTACGCGGCCGGTGTCGTACTGCTGCTGAGTCTCGGACAGCTCACGGCGCCTCTGCTGCTGGGGAGCAATGCCGGGGTGCAGGTCCTCACGACCGAGATGTACCGGCATGTCTCGACGACCCCGGTGGAGTACGGCCCGGCCGCCGCACTCGGCTCTCCGCTGCTCATCGCCGGGATCATCGTCGTGCTGGCGCAGAAGCGGCTGCTGGGCGGCGAGTCGCGGTTCGTCACCCACACCGGAAAGGGCATGCGCACGGGCGGAGGGTCGTCGGTGTTCGCGGTCGTCGTCATCGTGTTCTACGCCGCGATCTCGAGCGTGCTGCCGCTCTGCGCCCTGGCCTTCGTGTCGTTGTCGCCCTACTGGACGGGAAAGCTGTCCTTCGCCAAGTTGTCGCTGGAGAACTTCAACGAACTGTTCGCACAGCCGGAGGCGGTCTCGGCGATCGGCAACAGCGTCACCTACGCGGTGGCGGCGATGGCGATCACGCTGCCCCTCGGGTTCGCGGTGGCGTGCGTGCTGATCCGTGGACAGCGCTACCGGGTGATGCGCGTCATCCTGGACTTCCTGGTGTCGATGCCACTGGGCATACCCGCGGTGATCTTCGGTGCGGGCTTCCTGATCACCTACACCTCGCGCCCCTTCGTGCTGTACGGGACGCCATGGGTGATGATCCTCGCCTATGTCACCTTGATGATCCCGTTCGCCACCCGGATGCAGCTGTCCACCCTTCTCGCCCTGGGGCGGGGCTATATCGAGGCGTCCCGGGCGAGCGGGGCGGGCCTCGTCCGGACCTACGCGACCATCGTGCTGCCGCTCGTGCGCTCGAGCCTGGCCGGATCGGCGGCCCTGCTGTTCGTGCTGCTGACCCATGAGTTCACCGCCTCGCTCCTCGTGCGGTCCTCCACCACCCGGGTCATGGGCACGCTGCTGTACGACTACTGGAACAACGGCAGCTATCCGATGGTGGCGGCCGTCGCCCTGGTGATGACCGCCGTGACGGGCGCCGGTGTCGGCCTGGCGATGCTGCTCGGCGGCTCCGACACGCTGAGCAAGATGTGA
- a CDS encoding enoyl-CoA hydratase/isomerase family protein: MTFETLEYEKSHDGKVATIWLNRPESLNAINNTLAREREEALKLADADEEVRAILIRGRGRAFCAGRDLKELSGEALGNQAESWRIVRSSGLLALSNDWHISKPTIAIVHGFAVAGGFEMMMWCDLAIVTDDAQIGDYHLNRGLLGGAGPYWAVPRSIGLRKTKELFWSGKLLSGKQAEEWGLVNLSVPADELEQAIDEFVAPLINKSPLAMEWCKLAVGRGLESDRETIALLEHFMVMSNHQTQDAKEGATAFVQKREPKWEGR; this comes from the coding sequence GTGACCTTCGAGACCCTCGAGTACGAGAAGTCGCACGATGGCAAGGTCGCGACCATCTGGCTGAACCGGCCGGAGTCGCTGAACGCGATCAACAACACCCTCGCCCGGGAGCGGGAGGAAGCGCTGAAGCTGGCGGACGCGGACGAGGAGGTCCGCGCGATCCTCATCCGCGGCCGTGGCCGGGCCTTCTGCGCGGGGCGGGACCTCAAGGAACTGTCGGGTGAGGCGCTCGGCAACCAGGCGGAGAGCTGGCGCATCGTCCGCTCGTCGGGGCTGCTCGCGCTCAGCAACGACTGGCACATCTCCAAGCCGACGATCGCCATCGTGCACGGGTTCGCGGTCGCCGGTGGCTTCGAGATGATGATGTGGTGCGACCTGGCCATCGTCACCGACGACGCGCAGATCGGTGATTACCACCTCAACCGCGGCCTGCTCGGCGGGGCCGGCCCGTACTGGGCGGTTCCGCGGTCCATCGGCCTGCGGAAGACCAAGGAACTGTTCTGGAGTGGCAAGCTCCTCAGCGGCAAGCAGGCCGAGGAGTGGGGACTGGTCAACTTGTCCGTGCCGGCGGACGAGCTCGAGCAGGCCATCGACGAGTTCGTCGCGCCGCTGATCAACAAGAGCCCCCTCGCGATGGAGTGGTGCAAGCTCGCGGTCGGCCGTGGACTGGAGTCGGACCGGGAGACGATCGCCCTGCTGGAGCACTTCATGGTGATGAGCAACCACCAGACCCAGGACGCGAAGGAAGGCGCCACCGCCTTCGTCCAGAAGCGTGAGCCGAAGTGGGAAGGGCGCTGA
- a CDS encoding acyl-CoA dehydrogenase family protein: MIDAFSDEQTEFARLAAKAFAALADGAAAPGDADVAAARATFAEIGLPLLAVPEESGGAGMTEADVVLIVEEAGYADVPVPIAETVGVVAPMVARYGTAEQRERWLPALAAGHSLGATLCPSGGTGTRRGAGLVLVEHEGRIWVSEAGAPATDGVARAGTEPSAEWTGSALGEPEASVPELRTRGAWVTAALLGGVARRLLELSVAQARTREQFGVPIGSFQAVKHMLADMAAALESARPTAWSAARALAAGDPGSGLAAAVAKAVASRAGALANDHALQIHGGMGFTREHPLHRWLLYGHELQSRWGSAATHQAALGRFATGEVSLVETFIP; encoded by the coding sequence GTGATCGATGCGTTCAGCGACGAGCAGACCGAGTTCGCCCGGCTGGCGGCGAAGGCCTTCGCCGCCCTGGCGGACGGGGCGGCGGCGCCGGGGGACGCGGATGTGGCCGCGGCGCGCGCCACGTTCGCCGAAATCGGCCTGCCGCTGCTGGCGGTTCCGGAGGAGTCCGGTGGCGCGGGCATGACCGAGGCCGATGTGGTGCTGATCGTCGAGGAGGCGGGCTACGCCGATGTGCCGGTCCCCATCGCCGAGACGGTCGGCGTGGTGGCGCCGATGGTGGCCCGCTACGGAACGGCCGAGCAGCGCGAGCGCTGGTTGCCCGCGCTCGCGGCCGGACACAGCCTGGGGGCGACCTTGTGCCCGAGCGGTGGGACGGGCACCCGCCGGGGCGCCGGCCTGGTGCTCGTCGAGCACGAGGGCCGGATATGGGTGTCCGAGGCCGGTGCGCCGGCCACCGACGGCGTGGCGCGGGCCGGCACAGAGCCGTCCGCGGAGTGGACCGGGTCGGCCCTCGGCGAGCCGGAGGCGTCGGTGCCCGAGTTGCGTACCAGGGGCGCGTGGGTCACGGCGGCACTGCTGGGCGGCGTCGCCCGGCGGCTGCTGGAGCTGAGCGTGGCGCAGGCCCGTACGCGAGAACAGTTCGGGGTCCCGATCGGGAGCTTCCAGGCGGTCAAGCACATGCTGGCGGACATGGCGGCCGCGCTCGAGTCGGCGCGGCCGACGGCGTGGAGCGCCGCGCGGGCGCTCGCCGCCGGCGACCCCGGGAGCGGCCTGGCGGCCGCCGTGGCGAAGGCCGTGGCGAGCCGGGCCGGGGCGCTGGCCAATGACCACGCGCTGCAGATCCACGGGGGCATGGGGTTCACCAGGGAGCACCCGCTGCACCGGTGGCTGCTGTACGGCCATGAGCTCCAGAGCAGGTGGGGGAGTGCGGCCACGCACCAGGCGGCGCTCGGAAGGTTCGCGACCGGGGAGGTCTCCCTGGTCGAGACGTTCATCCCCTGA
- a CDS encoding thiamine pyrophosphate-binding protein, translating into MLFHEATARALSDHGVTTVFGVLGDANLYVMDAFQRHAGGTFVSMANEAGAVLAANGYARTSGRLGVATVTHGPALTNTVTALVEGVRDRTPVLLIAGDTAVADRENFQNISQRDVVLPTGAGFEQVRTPHTVAEDLTTAIRRAVLERRPVVLNMPVDFQWEEVAYAPLPPGWLPSQAVPPDPEVMDRTVGVVGSAERPIVLAGQGAVTPDARKALLRLASRIGAPVATTLRARDLFRGEPYDLGIFGTLSHQSALDVIARSDCVVAFGASLNKWTTAEGSLLEGKKLVHVDVDRGAPLRHSAVHVGVVGDATAVADGLVAWLDEAEVKPTGFASPKLAERLAARKRHEFPDRGTDSTVDIRTALIRLESRFPEERTLVFDGGRFIHHAFRILQVPEPRAYVHTVNFGSIGLGMGNAVGAAFGAPGRPTLLVTGDGGFMLGGLAEFGSAVRHGLDLVVVVLNDGAYGAEHVQLRDKGMDPAISTFTWPDLGPVATALGGQGLTVRNRAELDEALAAIEHRDRPVLIDVKIDPDAVPAPDY; encoded by the coding sequence ATGTTGTTCCACGAAGCGACCGCGCGGGCGCTGTCCGACCACGGTGTCACCACCGTGTTCGGGGTGCTGGGCGACGCGAACCTCTATGTGATGGACGCTTTTCAGCGCCACGCGGGAGGGACCTTCGTCTCGATGGCGAACGAGGCCGGCGCCGTGCTGGCCGCGAACGGGTACGCGCGGACGTCGGGCCGTCTCGGCGTCGCCACCGTCACCCACGGCCCCGCGCTGACCAACACCGTGACCGCGCTGGTGGAAGGCGTCAGGGACCGCACCCCGGTGCTGCTGATCGCCGGTGACACCGCGGTCGCGGACCGGGAGAACTTCCAGAACATCTCCCAACGGGACGTGGTGCTGCCGACCGGCGCCGGTTTCGAACAGGTCCGTACCCCGCACACGGTGGCCGAGGACCTGACGACGGCGATCCGCCGTGCCGTTCTGGAGCGCCGTCCCGTGGTGCTCAACATGCCGGTGGACTTCCAGTGGGAAGAGGTGGCGTACGCGCCGCTTCCCCCGGGGTGGCTGCCTTCGCAAGCCGTGCCACCGGACCCGGAGGTGATGGACCGAACCGTGGGCGTCGTGGGTTCGGCCGAGCGTCCCATCGTCCTCGCCGGGCAGGGAGCCGTGACACCGGACGCGCGCAAGGCGCTGCTGCGCCTGGCGAGCCGGATCGGGGCACCGGTCGCGACGACGCTGCGGGCGCGGGACCTCTTCCGGGGTGAGCCGTACGACCTCGGGATCTTCGGGACGCTCTCCCATCAGAGCGCCCTGGACGTCATCGCACGGAGCGACTGCGTCGTGGCGTTCGGCGCCTCGCTGAACAAGTGGACCACGGCCGAAGGCTCGTTGCTGGAGGGAAAGAAGCTCGTCCACGTCGACGTCGACCGCGGTGCGCCGCTGCGGCACTCGGCCGTGCACGTGGGAGTCGTGGGCGATGCCACGGCGGTGGCCGACGGCTTGGTCGCCTGGCTCGACGAGGCCGAGGTCAAGCCCACGGGATTTGCCTCGCCGAAGCTCGCCGAGCGGCTGGCCGCGCGGAAGCGTCATGAGTTCCCGGACCGTGGTACGGACTCGACGGTGGACATCCGCACCGCGCTCATCCGGCTGGAGTCGAGGTTTCCGGAGGAGCGCACGCTCGTCTTCGACGGCGGGCGGTTCATCCACCACGCCTTCAGGATCCTGCAGGTGCCGGAGCCCCGCGCGTATGTCCACACCGTCAACTTCGGCTCGATCGGGCTGGGCATGGGAAACGCCGTCGGCGCCGCTTTCGGCGCGCCAGGGCGGCCGACGCTGCTGGTGACCGGAGACGGCGGCTTCATGCTGGGCGGGCTCGCGGAGTTCGGCTCCGCGGTCCGGCACGGACTGGATCTGGTCGTGGTGGTCCTCAACGACGGGGCCTACGGCGCGGAGCACGTCCAGTTGCGCGACAAGGGCATGGACCCGGCGATCTCGACCTTCACCTGGCCGGATCTCGGGCCGGTGGCCACCGCTCTCGGCGGGCAGGGCCTCACCGTACGGAACCGGGCCGAACTCGATGAGGCGCTGGCGGCGATCGAACACCGGGACCGGCCCGTGCTCATCGATGTGAAGATCGACCCCGATGCCGTACCGGCTCCGGACTACTGA
- a CDS encoding phosphotransferase family protein codes for MTTEPTARPSGLPVLAAALEAAWPGARDVSLRAIPDSHSGFTYWVEAEREGRRTEAVLRLPPSGARPVGPADVARQARIMDTLASTPVPVPEILAFSADPVIDGRPFVLMAKVEGDHLNTALERMTPHALMRAAFETIDLIGAVPPPATGIGDEPVTEPAAEVRRWAALRERAPAELVHRAPELEAKLLGGTPAPGRVRLVHGDYHPGNLVFRGGAVAAVLDWEIAHLGVTASDKAGLCLLAIRERFGERYSGAAAAIPLADMVAMADESHFEYVLAATCHKYAAILGYNLGLHRRGRRIDPVYEGLTRTIPGLIDVGMELMA; via the coding sequence ATGACGACTGAACCGACGGCGAGGCCGTCCGGCCTCCCGGTGCTCGCCGCGGCACTCGAGGCCGCCTGGCCCGGGGCACGGGACGTGTCGCTGCGGGCCATCCCGGACAGCCATTCGGGCTTCACCTACTGGGTCGAGGCCGAACGGGAGGGCCGGCGGACCGAGGCCGTCCTGCGGCTGCCCCCGTCGGGGGCCCGGCCGGTCGGTCCCGCCGATGTGGCACGGCAGGCCCGCATCATGGACACGCTGGCATCGACCCCCGTACCCGTGCCGGAGATCCTCGCCTTCTCCGCCGACCCGGTGATCGACGGACGGCCATTCGTGCTCATGGCCAAGGTCGAAGGAGATCATCTGAATACGGCCCTGGAGAGGATGACTCCGCACGCTCTGATGCGCGCCGCCTTCGAGACGATCGACCTGATCGGCGCCGTGCCACCCCCGGCCACCGGGATCGGCGACGAACCGGTGACGGAGCCCGCGGCCGAGGTCCGCCGATGGGCGGCACTGCGCGAGCGCGCCCCCGCCGAGCTGGTGCACCGCGCCCCGGAGCTGGAGGCGAAGCTGCTGGGGGGTACGCCCGCCCCCGGCCGGGTCCGGCTCGTGCACGGTGACTACCACCCGGGCAACCTGGTCTTCCGCGGGGGCGCCGTGGCCGCGGTCCTCGACTGGGAGATCGCGCACCTGGGCGTCACGGCGTCGGACAAAGCCGGCCTGTGCCTGCTCGCGATCCGCGAACGGTTCGGGGAGCGCTACAGCGGTGCGGCGGCCGCGATCCCCCTGGCGGACATGGTGGCGATGGCGGACGAATCACACTTTGAGTACGTCCTCGCCGCGACGTGTCACAAGTACGCGGCCATCCTCGGCTACAACCTGGGACTGCACCGACGCGGAAGGCGTATCGACCCCGTGTACGAGGGACTGACGAGAACCATTCCCGGACTCATCGACGTCGGGATGGAGCTGATGGCATGA
- a CDS encoding SDR family NAD(P)-dependent oxidoreductase: MNASDTPFRLEGKVVLVTGASRGIGKAIAVEAAEAGAEGIVLAARRPEALEAARDGIAALGSAVECVVADMTDEEAAEAMVARAVDRFGRVDVLVNNVGGAPFKVPLPDIRADGWRKTIELNLTSVFLASRAVMRNWRSAPGGTGRNIVTVGSSASFHGRPALSAYVSGKHALVGLTKTLARELAPSGARANLVAPHLVETDLTAAQQQREFRDRSIAQIPMGRWAEAKEVARVVRFLASDAASYVTGMSLLVDGGHES; this comes from the coding sequence GTGAACGCCTCGGACACGCCCTTCCGGCTGGAGGGAAAGGTGGTGCTGGTCACCGGCGCCAGCCGCGGTATCGGAAAGGCAATCGCGGTGGAGGCCGCCGAGGCCGGGGCCGAGGGGATCGTCCTGGCCGCCCGTCGGCCGGAGGCCCTCGAGGCCGCACGGGACGGCATCGCCGCGCTCGGGAGCGCCGTCGAGTGCGTGGTGGCCGACATGACCGACGAGGAGGCCGCGGAGGCCATGGTGGCGCGGGCGGTGGACCGGTTCGGTCGCGTCGACGTCCTGGTCAACAACGTGGGCGGGGCGCCGTTCAAGGTGCCGCTCCCCGACATCCGGGCCGACGGCTGGCGCAAGACCATCGAGCTGAACCTGACCAGCGTCTTCCTGGCGTCCCGGGCCGTGATGCGGAACTGGCGGTCCGCTCCCGGCGGCACCGGCAGGAACATTGTCACCGTGGGGTCGAGCGCGTCGTTCCACGGCCGGCCGGCGCTGTCGGCGTACGTGTCGGGCAAGCACGCGCTCGTGGGGCTCACCAAGACCCTGGCACGTGAGCTCGCCCCGTCCGGCGCGCGCGCCAACCTGGTCGCGCCCCATCTCGTGGAAACCGATCTGACCGCGGCGCAGCAGCAGCGGGAATTCCGTGACCGGTCGATCGCCCAGATTCCCATGGGCCGGTGGGCGGAGGCCAAGGAGGTCGCCCGCGTGGTCAGGTTCCTCGCCAGCGACGCGGCGTCCTACGTGACGGGTATGTCTCTCCTCGTGGATGGTGGTCATGAGTCCTAG
- a CDS encoding acyl-CoA dehydrogenase family protein, producing the protein MSGVFAADPAFERELSWVRQFMKTHVWPLEVLDVEDEEFEAVLRAVQAEVKSRGLWAAHLPPEVGGQGLGQVRLAQLNEIIGTSFWGPYAFGCQAPDSGNAEILALAGTPEQKETWLHPLLDGRMWSAFSMTEPDNAGSDPTRMSTTAIRDGGTWLINGHKWFSSNAMAAHFLIVMAVTDPDERPHRRASMFIVPKDAPGLHVVRNVPTMIGAERLGFGHPEVRYDNCRIDAANILGGVGDGFKIAQMRLGPGRIHHCMRWLGQAQRALDIMCERVLQREVRGRPLAESDLVRSWIADSTAELTAARLMTLKAAWVIDTQGAAAAKTDIAMIKYFGAEVLNRVIDRAIQANGALGFSGDLPLEHMYRRARAARFVDGADEVHKTAVARQVLKGYTAPEGPWPSDHVPTRRAAAADFAADVLARSDHDD; encoded by the coding sequence ATGTCCGGGGTGTTCGCGGCGGATCCGGCGTTCGAACGTGAGCTGAGCTGGGTCCGGCAGTTCATGAAGACCCATGTGTGGCCGCTGGAAGTCCTCGATGTGGAGGACGAGGAGTTCGAGGCCGTTCTGCGGGCGGTTCAGGCGGAGGTGAAGTCGCGCGGCCTGTGGGCGGCTCACCTCCCGCCCGAGGTCGGCGGGCAAGGGCTCGGCCAGGTCAGGCTGGCACAGCTCAACGAGATCATCGGCACGTCGTTCTGGGGCCCGTACGCCTTCGGCTGTCAGGCCCCGGACTCCGGCAATGCCGAGATCCTCGCCCTCGCCGGCACGCCCGAGCAGAAGGAGACCTGGCTCCACCCGCTGCTCGACGGCCGGATGTGGTCGGCGTTCTCGATGACCGAGCCGGACAACGCCGGGTCGGACCCCACCCGGATGAGCACCACGGCCATCCGTGACGGAGGCACCTGGCTGATCAACGGGCACAAGTGGTTCAGCTCCAACGCGATGGCCGCGCACTTCCTCATCGTCATGGCCGTCACCGACCCGGACGAACGACCGCACCGACGGGCGTCGATGTTCATCGTGCCGAAGGACGCCCCGGGGCTCCATGTGGTCCGCAACGTCCCGACCATGATCGGTGCGGAGCGCCTGGGGTTCGGCCATCCCGAGGTGCGATACGACAACTGCCGCATCGACGCGGCCAACATCCTCGGCGGCGTGGGCGACGGTTTCAAGATCGCACAGATGCGCCTCGGGCCCGGCCGGATCCATCACTGCATGCGATGGCTGGGCCAGGCCCAGCGTGCCCTGGACATCATGTGTGAGCGCGTGCTGCAACGGGAGGTCCGGGGCCGTCCGCTCGCCGAATCCGACCTGGTCCGGTCGTGGATCGCCGACAGCACCGCGGAGCTGACGGCCGCCCGGCTGATGACCCTGAAGGCGGCCTGGGTCATCGACACGCAAGGAGCGGCGGCGGCGAAGACCGACATCGCCATGATCAAATACTTCGGTGCCGAGGTGCTGAACCGCGTCATCGACCGGGCGATCCAGGCCAACGGAGCGCTGGGCTTCTCCGGTGACCTGCCGCTGGAGCACATGTACCGCCGCGCCCGCGCGGCCCGCTTCGTGGACGGTGCGGACGAGGTCCACAAGACCGCCGTCGCCCGGCAGGTCCTCAAGGGCTACACGGCTCCGGAGGGGCCGTGGCCGTCCGACCACGTGCCCACCCGGCGCGCCGCTGCGGCGGACTTCGCCGCCGACGTACTGGCACGGAGCGACCATGACGACTGA
- a CDS encoding alpha/beta fold hydrolase: MSIDEATDLIHDGLARDGRGATVSWAFLPGAGGGATLWQPVAKRFSGMVSALPDVESVPAMADALEASLLLMPAPRVLVGNSLGALVALECAQRMPVAGLMLLAAGWEFPVSEELIKRVDTKGAAMFAETARRCVGPDSEPEHLRAVVADFESREAGTMARHLRAIRDHRPRIDPAVAQPMTLVLRGGFDRSVSLRDHIALTERTGGALVPVGSAAHMPFVDHAEEVVRWLEHLRAIVVRGQG; the protein is encoded by the coding sequence ATGAGCATCGACGAGGCGACCGATCTCATCCACGACGGCCTCGCGCGAGACGGTCGGGGGGCCACCGTGTCCTGGGCGTTCCTGCCCGGCGCCGGCGGCGGCGCCACGCTGTGGCAGCCCGTAGCGAAACGTTTCTCTGGCATGGTGTCGGCCCTGCCGGACGTCGAGAGCGTCCCCGCGATGGCCGACGCGCTCGAAGCGTCGCTCCTGCTGATGCCGGCCCCGCGCGTCCTGGTCGGGAATTCCCTCGGTGCGCTGGTGGCGCTCGAATGCGCTCAGCGTATGCCCGTGGCAGGTCTGATGCTGCTCGCCGCGGGCTGGGAATTCCCCGTCTCCGAGGAGCTGATCAAGCGTGTTGACACCAAGGGCGCGGCCATGTTCGCCGAGACGGCGCGGCGCTGCGTCGGCCCCGACTCGGAACCTGAGCACCTCAGGGCCGTGGTGGCCGACTTCGAATCGCGCGAGGCGGGCACGATGGCCCGGCATCTGCGGGCCATCCGCGACCACCGGCCGCGGATCGACCCGGCCGTCGCCCAGCCGATGACGCTCGTGCTCCGCGGGGGTTTCGACCGGTCGGTCTCGCTCCGGGACCACATCGCCCTCACGGAGCGGACCGGGGGCGCGCTCGTACCCGTCGGATCGGCGGCGCACATGCCGTTCGTGGACCATGCCGAGGAGGTGGTCCGGTGGCTGGAACACCTGCGAGCGATCGTCGTGCGGGGCCAGGGGTGA